One genomic segment of Aquipluma nitroreducens includes these proteins:
- a CDS encoding SusC/RagA family TonB-linked outer membrane protein: MRIIRKNLNVLILMLSLLLGNYAMAQQTVLTGKVTDSSSGETLPGVSIVVKGTTNGTITNIDGNFTLSVKKGDVIQFSFVGYKTQEILADGQKNLTIAMAVDRAELDEVVVIGYGQVKKADATGSVSTVSSKDFNKGGVSSPQDLIVGKSAGTVITSAGGAPGSGATIRIRGGSSMSANNDPLIIIDGFPVSNSGISGLANPLSTINPNDIETFTVLKDASATAIYGSRASNGVILITTKKGVTGKPVQIEYNATMSVNTIPAYMDVMSGDELRSLAYDLASKSAVGLSMGSLSRLGTQNTNWQKEIYQTALAHDHNVNISGGMKNMPYRVSIGYTNQDGILKTTNMERSTLALGLNPSLLNNQLKININLKGSYTKQNFGESGAVGSAVAYDPTQPVRNGNTKFGGYTTWINLSDVLADGTMDPNGSPNPIGVANPVALLNQTDNRSTVQRSIGNVQFDYKIPFLPELRANLNLGYDYFTTKGHNNAPNEAAFTYRSGIGRLNDYDQTGKTQLLDFYLNYVKEIPSIKSKVDVTGGYSWQYFYKDGSSFVRNGDGSQVSVDRKTSKFINENYLVSFFGRLNYTLLDRYLLTFTLRDDGSSRFSKANRWGLFPAAALAWKINDESFLKNVSAVSDLKLRLGWGITGQQDIGNDYPYLPVYRGSTPTAQYQLGNTFYNTLRPNPYDANIKWEQTATYNIGLDFGFLKNRITGTIDAYKRDTKDLLNFIPIAAGSNFSNFLTTNVGSLENKGVEFSITGQIIAKKDMSWSVGFNAAYNENKITKLTKTDDPNYTGVDVGLIGGGVGNFIQNDRVGFPVNSFFVFQQVYGSNGMPIEGLYVDRTGNGGTITSNNLNKYHYKKPAPDVTLGINSRFSYKQIDFSFSGRANIGNYVYNNVASSALYTTVYNQSGFFNNIPTQVNNAKFTNTQYFSDFYVENASFFKMDNMSVGYNFEKALKARVSFTVQNVFTITKYHGLDPEVDGGIDNNFYPRPRVFVLGVNLTF; the protein is encoded by the coding sequence ATGAGGATTATTCGCAAAAACCTAAATGTATTAATATTGATGCTTTCGCTTTTGCTTGGAAATTATGCAATGGCTCAGCAAACAGTATTAACTGGTAAGGTGACCGATAGCTCATCGGGAGAAACTTTACCGGGTGTTTCTATTGTTGTGAAAGGAACAACTAACGGAACCATCACGAATATAGATGGAAACTTTACCCTTAGTGTAAAAAAGGGTGATGTCATTCAATTTTCTTTTGTTGGTTATAAAACACAAGAAATTTTAGCTGACGGACAAAAAAATCTGACAATTGCAATGGCTGTTGACCGTGCTGAGTTGGATGAAGTAGTTGTAATCGGATATGGACAAGTAAAGAAAGCCGATGCAACAGGTTCGGTAAGTACTGTAAGTTCGAAAGACTTTAACAAGGGAGGCGTTTCCTCTCCACAAGATTTAATTGTAGGTAAAAGTGCCGGTACAGTAATTACATCAGCTGGTGGCGCTCCCGGAAGTGGAGCAACTATTCGAATCAGAGGAGGCTCCTCCATGTCGGCCAATAACGACCCGTTAATTATCATTGATGGATTTCCAGTAAGTAACTCCGGAATTTCAGGATTGGCAAACCCCCTTTCTACCATCAATCCGAACGACATCGAAACTTTCACTGTTTTAAAAGATGCTTCGGCAACTGCAATCTACGGATCAAGAGCATCAAATGGGGTTATTTTGATAACCACTAAAAAAGGTGTTACCGGCAAGCCTGTACAAATCGAATACAATGCAACAATGTCTGTTAACACCATTCCTGCTTATATGGATGTAATGTCGGGAGACGAGTTGCGTTCGCTGGCATATGATCTCGCTTCAAAAAGCGCTGTTGGTTTAAGCATGGGAAGTCTTAGCCGCCTTGGAACACAAAATACCAACTGGCAAAAAGAAATCTATCAAACTGCACTTGCTCACGACCATAATGTAAATATCAGTGGTGGTATGAAAAATATGCCATACCGGGTTTCTATTGGATATACCAATCAGGATGGTATTTTGAAAACAACCAATATGGAGCGTTCTACTTTGGCATTGGGACTCAATCCTTCCCTTTTGAATAACCAATTGAAGATTAATATTAATCTGAAAGGAAGTTATACCAAACAAAATTTTGGCGAATCAGGAGCTGTAGGTTCTGCTGTTGCATATGATCCTACACAGCCTGTCAGAAATGGGAATACCAAATTTGGTGGATATACAACATGGATTAACCTTTCGGATGTTTTGGCCGATGGAACAATGGATCCAAACGGTAGTCCAAACCCAATTGGAGTAGCCAACCCGGTTGCCTTATTAAATCAGACTGATAACCGGTCTACTGTACAACGGAGTATCGGAAATGTGCAATTCGATTATAAAATTCCATTCCTTCCAGAACTCCGTGCCAATTTAAACCTGGGTTATGACTATTTCACAACCAAAGGGCACAACAATGCACCAAACGAAGCTGCATTTACCTATAGAAGTGGAATTGGCCGCCTGAACGACTATGATCAGACCGGAAAAACTCAACTGTTAGATTTCTATCTGAACTATGTGAAAGAAATACCATCAATTAAAAGTAAGGTTGACGTTACCGGTGGTTATTCTTGGCAATATTTTTATAAAGACGGTTCATCATTCGTAAGGAATGGCGACGGAAGTCAGGTTTCTGTTGATCGAAAAACTTCTAAATTCATCAATGAAAACTATTTGGTTTCTTTCTTTGGGCGTTTGAATTACACTTTGCTGGATCGCTATTTACTAACATTTACACTGCGCGACGACGGATCTTCGCGTTTTTCGAAAGCAAATCGCTGGGGACTTTTCCCGGCAGCGGCATTGGCCTGGAAAATTAATGATGAATCGTTCCTGAAAAATGTATCGGCAGTTTCAGATCTTAAATTAAGACTGGGATGGGGTATAACGGGTCAGCAGGATATCGGTAATGACTATCCATATTTGCCTGTTTACCGTGGTAGCACTCCAACTGCGCAATACCAGTTAGGAAATACATTCTACAACACGCTTCGTCCAAATCCATACGATGCAAACATTAAATGGGAGCAAACAGCAACCTATAACATCGGATTAGATTTTGGATTCCTGAAAAACCGCATTACCGGTACCATCGATGCTTATAAACGCGATACCAAAGACTTGTTAAACTTCATTCCAATTGCTGCAGGAAGCAACTTTTCAAACTTCCTGACCACCAATGTTGGAAGTCTCGAAAACAAAGGGGTTGAATTTTCAATCACCGGCCAAATTATTGCAAAAAAGGATATGAGCTGGAGTGTAGGTTTTAATGCAGCCTATAACGAAAATAAAATTACCAAGCTGACCAAAACAGATGATCCAAATTATACCGGAGTTGATGTTGGTTTAATTGGTGGTGGAGTCGGAAACTTTATTCAGAATGACCGGGTTGGATTCCCTGTTAACTCATTTTTTGTTTTCCAACAGGTTTATGGTTCGAACGGCATGCCAATCGAAGGACTTTATGTTGATCGTACTGGAAATGGTGGAACAATAACCAGCAATAACCTAAACAAATACCATTATAAAAAACCAGCACCTGATGTAACATTGGGTATTAATTCACGGTTTAGTTATAAGCAAATTGATTTCTCTTTTTCGGGAAGGGCAAACATTGGTAACTACGTTTATAACAATGTAGCCTCAAGTGCTCTTTATACAACAGTCTACAATCAGTCTGGTTTCTTTAACAACATACCGACTCAGGTTAATAACGCGAAGTTTACTAATACTCAGTACTTCTCCGATTTCTATGTAGAGAATGCTTCATTCTTCAAAATGGACAACATGAGTGTTGGATATAATTTCGAAAAGGCTCTTAAAGCTCGGGTAAGCTTTACTGTACAAAATGTGTTTACTATTACCAAATACCACGGACTCGATCCTGAAGTTGATGGTGGTATTGACAACAATTTCTATCCTCGTCCGAGAGTCTTTGTACTTGGCGTAAATCTTACATTCTAA
- a CDS encoding RagB/SusD family nutrient uptake outer membrane protein has product MKNKNIKSLAVVFLALMFTSCVKDLDLTPKDPNIITSLTVYNTPQAYKEGLAKLYATFSVSGQQGPSGQPDIAGIDEGFGNYLRQYWNVQELPTDEAVMAWNDASIKDFHWQTWAPNDVFISAIYSRIMYTVALCNEYIRATADNTDADIVKYHAEARFIRALAYSHAIDLFGNPPFVTEADAPGAFFPKQTTRAELFTYIESELKAIENELGAPRFEYGRADQGAAWTLLAQLYLNAKVYIGQDKNTECIAYCNKVIAAGYTLASKYANNFTADNNLSPEMIFPITCDGQNTQSYGGMTYLIHAQIGGTMSPAAFGVGGGWGGIRTTKALVNKFADNTGATDKRAMFWSDGQKFEINDIGQFTDGWAITKFSNLTSTGAAAPHAHPDFVDTDYPVFRLADVNLMYAEAVLRGGTGGSAANALTYVNALRERAYGNTSGNITAGQLTLDFILDERARELFWEGHRRTDLIRFGKFTSASYLWPWKGKVAEGAATQSYRDLYPIPANDLGANPTLKQNTGY; this is encoded by the coding sequence ATGAAAAACAAAAATATAAAATCATTAGCAGTTGTCTTTCTCGCACTAATGTTTACATCTTGTGTTAAAGACCTGGATCTCACACCAAAAGATCCAAATATTATAACATCTCTTACCGTTTACAACACACCACAAGCCTACAAAGAAGGTTTGGCCAAATTGTATGCTACTTTTTCAGTAAGCGGACAACAGGGACCTTCCGGACAACCAGATATTGCCGGGATTGATGAAGGTTTCGGAAATTACCTGCGTCAATATTGGAATGTACAGGAGTTGCCTACCGATGAAGCCGTAATGGCCTGGAACGATGCTTCCATCAAGGACTTTCATTGGCAGACCTGGGCTCCGAATGATGTATTCATCTCAGCTATTTATTCCCGGATCATGTACACAGTGGCTCTTTGTAACGAATACATCAGGGCAACTGCCGATAATACCGACGCTGATATTGTAAAATATCATGCTGAAGCACGGTTTATTCGCGCCCTGGCTTATTCTCATGCCATCGACTTATTTGGGAATCCACCATTTGTAACCGAAGCAGATGCTCCCGGAGCCTTTTTCCCAAAACAAACGACACGTGCCGAGTTGTTTACTTACATCGAAAGTGAGTTGAAAGCAATAGAAAATGAGCTGGGTGCCCCAAGATTTGAATATGGCCGGGCAGATCAGGGTGCTGCATGGACTCTTTTAGCTCAACTTTACCTCAATGCAAAAGTATATATAGGTCAGGACAAGAATACTGAATGTATCGCTTATTGCAACAAAGTAATTGCTGCCGGTTATACATTGGCAAGCAAATACGCGAATAATTTCACTGCCGATAACAATCTGAGTCCTGAAATGATATTTCCTATCACTTGCGACGGACAGAATACTCAGTCTTATGGTGGGATGACTTATCTTATTCATGCTCAAATTGGAGGAACGATGTCGCCGGCAGCATTTGGTGTTGGAGGTGGTTGGGGTGGAATCCGCACAACTAAAGCCCTTGTAAACAAATTTGCCGATAACACCGGAGCTACCGATAAACGTGCAATGTTCTGGTCTGATGGCCAAAAATTTGAAATCAATGATATTGGACAATTTACCGATGGTTGGGCAATAACTAAATTCTCGAATCTCACCTCAACCGGAGCTGCTGCACCCCACGCCCATCCTGACTTTGTGGATACCGACTACCCTGTATTCCGTTTGGCTGACGTGAACTTGATGTATGCCGAAGCTGTACTTAGAGGTGGAACTGGTGGAAGTGCTGCCAATGCATTAACTTATGTGAATGCATTGCGCGAAAGAGCCTATGGCAACACTTCAGGAAATATTACTGCCGGACAGCTGACATTGGATTTCATTTTGGATGAGCGCGCCCGTGAACTCTTTTGGGAAGGACATCGCAGGACCGACTTAATCAGGTTTGGAAAGTTTACCAGTGCAAGCTATTTATGGCCATGGAAAGGAAAAGTTGCTGAAGGAGCAGCAACCCAGAGTTACCGCGACTTGTATCCCATTCCTGCTAACGATTTAGGAGCCAATCCGACCTTAAAACAAAATACAGGTTATTAA